The genomic segment CTGAGAAAGAAATGCAGAACAGGCAGAAAGAAATGCAAGAActggagaagaagagaaaagaacaggaaaaaatTCTTGCAGAAGAGAACCAGAAATTGCGTGAGAAGCTGCAACAGCTTGAGAAAGCCCAGAAAGACCAGCCCAAAAAAGAAATTGATATTCAGACTGATAAACAGGGGATCATTAATGGTCGTAGTGCTGTTGAGTTAGATGGCGTGGACAAGAAACCAGATCCAATGGCTTTTGATGGCATTCGTGATAAGGTAAATGCAAGCAGACTTTTTGACCTTGGTCTTTTACCCAAGAAGGAATTTGACAAgctcaaaaatggcaaaaccaCTGTTCAAGAGCTTGGTGAAACTGAAAATCTAAAACAAATTCTTAAAGGAAAGAATCCCATTGCTGGTGTCTTGACCCCATCTAATCAAAAAATGTCAATCTATCAAGCATCAAAAGAGAAGATGATTACCCCTGGCACAGCCATGGTCCTTCTTGAAGCACAGGCAGCCACAGGCTACATTTTAGACCCCATCAAGAACCAGAAACTTTCTGTTAATGAGGCTGTCAAGAAAGAAGTGATTGGTCCTGAACTCCACAACAAAATGCTTTCAGCTGAGAGAGCTGTTGTTGGCTACAAAGATCCATACAGCGGTGGGAAGATCTCAGTCTTTGAAGCCATGAAGAAGGGTCTGGTAGAACATGATCAAGCCATCAGAGTTCTTGAAGCTCAGGTTGCAACTGGTGGTATAGTAGATCCTATCAACAGTCACCGTGTACCCCATGCAACAGCCTACAAACAGGGACAGTATGATGCAGAAATGAATAAGATGATGGAAAAACCCTCAGATGACACAAAGGGATACTTTGACCCCAGCACTCAGGAACCTTTGACATATTCTGAACTAATGACAAGATGCACCACTGACCCCGAGACTGGTCTGTTACTCCTGCCAATCACAGACAAAGCTGCCCAGTGCTCTAGTATGTACACTGAGGAAGAGACCAAGGATGTGTTCAGCAAAACAACTGTCTCTGTGCCATTTGGAAGATTTAAGGGAAAGACTGTCACTATTTGGGAGATAATCAACTCTGAGTACTTTACTGAAGACCAGAAGAAAGATCTTCTCCGTCAGTACAAGACAGGAAAAATCACAATCGAAAAGATCATTAAGATTGTAATTACTGTGGCcgaggagaaagagaagaaaaacgaAATCACCTTTGATGGTCTGAGAGCACCTGTCCCTGCTACTGAGCTTGTGGAGTCTAAAATCATTGACAAAGACCTGTACAACAAATTGCAAAAGGGCAATAAGACAGTCAAAGAGGTCTCTGAAATGGAGCCTGTCCACAAAGCACTGAAGGGTACAAACTGCATTGCAGGTGTAGTCATTGACTCGTCCAAGGCAACAATGTCCTTCTATGAAGCTTTGAAGAAGGACATGATGAGGGCAGGACCTGCCTTGAATATGCTTGAAGCTCAGGCAGGAACAGGCTACGTGGTTGACCCTGTTCATAATCAGAAGTACACTGTTGACGAAGCTGTCAAAGCTGGTGTTGTTGGTCCTGAGCTGCACGAAAAGCTCCTATCTGCAGAGAGAGCCGTTACAGGTTACAAAGATCCTTACACTGGAAAGACTGTCTCTCTTTTCCAGGCAATGAAAAAAGACCTCATACCTAAAGAGCAAGGAATCCGGCTGCTTGATGCCCAGATGACTACTGGTGGCATCATTGATCCGGTAAAGAGCCATCGTATTCCTCATGATGTGGCTTGCAAGAGAAGTTACTTTGATGATGAAATGAAGCAGGCTCTGAGCAGTCCCACTGATGAGACCAAATGCTTCTTTGACCccaacacaaaagaaaatgtcacataCGCACAGCTCTTCAAAAGATGCGTCACTGACAAGAAAACTGGTCTCCAACTCCTGCCTCTTTCTGATAAAGCAATCAATGCTAAGGAGGAGCCAACATACAGTGAAGCCCAGACTAAAGAGGCTATGACTCAGGCAACTGTGGAGCTTGACTCAGGGCCATTTAAGGGCAGGAAGATGACCCTGTGGGACATTATCAACTCTGAATATCTCACTGAGGAAGAGAGACTTGACCTGCTCAGACAGTTTAGGTCAGGAAAGTTTACAATTGAAAAGATAATTAAGATTATTATCACAGTTGTAAATGAGAAAGAGGccaagaaacaagaaaagtccAGCTTCAAGGGACTCAGAGCTCCTGTTCCAGCAAGCTCTCTATGTGATTCCAAAATCATTGACGAAGAAACCCTTGACCTCCTTCAACAAGTCAAAATAACACCTAAGCAAGTCAGTGAGAATCCTAGTGTCAACAAATACCTCCAGGGCTCTGACAGCATTGCTGGCATCTACCTAGAACccacaaaagagaaaataagCATTTATCAAGCTATGAAGAAAAAGCTCCTTCGGCACAACACTGGTCTTTCACTTCTTGAAGCTCAGGCTGGATCTGGGTTCATTGTAGATCCGGTAAGGAATCAATACCTCTCAGTAGATGAGGCAGTGAAGTCAGGCCTTGTTGGTCCAGAGTTACATGAAAAACTCCTCTCAGCAGAGAAAGCTGTCACTGGCTATAAAGATCCATTCACAGGCAACAAAATCTCTCTCTTTGAGGCAATGCAAAAGGATCTAATCCTCAAAGAGCATGCCATGCCCTTGTTGGATGCACAAATGGTCAGTGGGGGAATCATTGATGTTGTAAACAGCCACCGTGTCCCCACTGATGTTGCATATCAGAAGAAAATTTTCAGTAAAGAAATTGCCAAAACCCTGTGTGAACCATCTGATGATAACAAGGCTTTCACAGACCCAGAAACTGATGAGAATGTAACCTACAGACAGCTTAAAGACAAATGCCACAGAGATAAAGAAACAGGCCTGTGCATGCTCCCACTCTCCAAGCCTCAGTCTCCAACTGTTGTGGAGAAGACATACCTCTACACAGAAGAACAAACTCAGAGTGAGTTGACAGACACTAAAATTGACATTCCAATTGAGGGCCTTTCTGACAAACCAATGAACCTCTGGGATGTCATGAACTCAAATTTGCTTCCACAGCAAGAAAGACAGAAGCTCATGGATGAATATCGCTCTGGTCAAATCACTAAAGAGCGGatgatcatcatcattattgAAATCATGGAGCAAAGAGAGATCATGAGAACTGATAGCCCAATGTCATATAAGACCATAAGGAGAAGAATAACAATTGAAGAACTCTACAATGCTCGCATCATTGACTTGGAGACATACAACCTTCTTAAACAGGGCAAGAGAGATATCCGTGACATTATGGAGATGACCAGTGTGAAACAGTATCTCTATGGCACAGGCTGTGTAGCTGGGGTCACAACTGACTCAAGCTCCAAGATAAGCATATACCAGGCCATGAAGAGAGGTTTTATTCAACCAGAAATCGGCCTCAGCCTCCTGGAAGCACAAGCTGCAACAGGATTCATTGTAGATCCAGTAAAGAATGAGACACTCACTGTTGATGAAGCTGTTCGTAAAGGTGTTGTTGGCCCTGAGATCCACGACAAACTTCTTTCAGCTGAACGAGCTGTTACAGGATACAAAGATCCCTACAGTGGGAAAGTCATATCCCTTTTCCAGGCCATGAAAAAGGATCTTGTGCCAGTGGATTATGCTCTAAAAATGATAGAGGCACAAACTGCCACTGGTGGTATTATTGATCCCGAATTCCAGTTCCACCTGCCAGCAGACGTTGCCATGCAAAGAGGCTATATCAACAAGGAAACCAACGAGAGACTGAATGATGATGTTAAAGGATTCACTGACCCTGTCACTAATGAGAAAGTGTCATATGCTGAGCTGCTAAAGAGGTGCAAGTTAGATGGTGGCTTGCGCCTGCTCTCCCTGGGAGACAAGAGGCTGACCTTCAAGGGTCTGAGAAAACAGATCACAATGGAGGAACTGCTGCGCTCACAAATTATTGACCAGCAGACCGTCACTGAACTGAATGAAGGCCTTATTTCAGTGGAGGAGGTTAGCAATAGGCTATCAAGGTACCTTGAGGGCACAGGCTGTattgctggtgtgtttttggaACCCTCAAAGGAACGTTTATCAATTTACCAGGCCATGAAGAAGAACATGATTAGGCCAGGCACTGCATTTGAACTCCTTGAGGCCCAGGCAGCCACAGGGTATGTCATTGATCCAATCAAAAACCTCAAACTGACTGTCAATGAAGCAGTGAAGATGGGAATTGTGGGCCCAGAATTCAAAGACAAGCTTCTCTCTGCTGAGCGTGCAGTGACAGGATATAGAGATCCTTATTCTGGCAGGACAATTTCCTTGTTTCAGGCCATGAAAAAGGGGCTCATCCTTAAAGATCATGGTATCCGTCTCCTGGAAGCCCAGATTGCCACTGGTGGAATCATCGACCCAGAGGAAAGTCACCGTGTGCCAGTTGAGGTGGCCTACAAACGTGGCTTCTTTGATGAGGAAATGAATGAGATCCTGACAGATCCATCTGATGACACCAAAGGCTTCTTTGATCCTAACACTGAGGAAAACCTAACCTACCTCCAGCTGATGGAGAGATGTATCACTGACCCTGACACAGGACTGGTGCTCCTGCTGCTCAAAGAAAAGAAGCGGGAAAGGAAGACCTCCTCCAAATCCTCAGTTCGTAAACGCAGAGTTGTCATTGTAGACCCAGAGACAGGCAAAGAAATGACTGTGTATGAAGCCTATAGGAAAGGGCTCATTGACCACCAAACCTACCTTGAGCTTGCTGAGCAGGAGTGTGAATGGGAAGAGATCACAATGACATCCTCTGATGGTACTGTAAAGTCCATTATCATTGACAGGAGGTCAGGGAGACAGTACGATGTTGATGATGCTCTTTCTCGTGGACTTATTGATCAGAATGCTCTTGATACATACCGAGCTGGCAACCTGTCCATCACAGAGTTTGCTGACATGCTTTCTGGCAACATGGGAGGCTTCCGATCACGCTCGTCCTCTTTTGGTTCCACCACTGGTTCCACCTACTCTTCTCCCATGAGCCCTATACCCTCCATGAAAGCACCTGCAGTTATTTGGAATGACCCAACAGAGGAGACTGGCCCCATAGCAGGAATACTGGACACAGACACACTGGAGAAGATCTCTATCACTGAGGCAATGCACAGAAATGTGGTAGACAATATCACAGGCCAGAGACTGTTGG from the Acanthochromis polyacanthus isolate Apoly-LR-REF ecotype Palm Island chromosome 12, KAUST_Apoly_ChrSc, whole genome shotgun sequence genome contains:
- the plecb gene encoding plectin isoform X13, whose protein sequence is MATRKDRHRDRTLLEEAYEVRSSVPCPGDTLPWNLSKHHRVKRSKSASAEVLDPAERAVIRIADERDRVQKKTFTKWVNKHLIKAQRRVSDLYEDLRDGHNLISLLEVLSGETLPREKGRMRFHKLQNVQIALDFLRHRQVKLVNIRNDDIADGNPKLTLGLIWTIILHFQISDIQINGQSEDMTAKEKLLLWSQRMTDGYQGIRCDNFTTSWRDGKLFNAVIHKHYPRLIDMSKVYRQTNMENLEHAFSVAERDLGVTRLLDPEDVDVPHPDEKSIITYVSSLYDVMPRAEAPVRSNDLELRWQEYYELVTVLLQWMRHHVMIFEERKFPASYEEIELLLRQFSKFKETELPVKEQDKNRSKHIYQSFESAVHAGQVKVPPGYHPIDVEKEWGRLHVAILEREKLLRIEFERLERLQRIYSKVNMESGICDDQLSYLTSLVQSDIRLLSAGKPAQHTAEVERELDKAENMIRLLFNDVQMLKDGRHPQAEQMYRRIYCLHERLVNLRSDYNLRPKTASVTTSQVNLTKSTQQSTMKARPELDDVTLRYIQDLLAWVEENQRRIDDAEWGSDLPSVESQLGSHRGLHQTVEDFKSKIERARADENQLSPVSKGTYREYLGKLDLQYGKLQNSSKSRLRNLDSLHSFVSAATKELMWLHDKEEEEVNFDWSDRNSNMTAKKDNYSGLMRELELREKKVNDIQAMGDKLVKDGHPGKKTVESFTAALQTEWSWILQLCCCIEAHLKENTAYYQFFGDVKEVQDKMKKMQENMKKKYSCDRSTTATRLEDLLQDAVEEKEQLNEFKTLVTGLNKRARSIIQLKPRNPTTSIKGKTPIQAVCDFKQQEITVHKGDECALLNNSQPFKWKVLNRAGHEAVVPSVCFMVPPVNKEAVDSVSSLDAGHQQMVSMWQKLHIDMKSLLSWQYLMRDFTQIRSWNISVLKTMKPEEYRLIMRNLELHYQDYMRDSQDSQLFGPDDRMQVEEDYNKSTQHFDNLLRSMEKGQQNESLCKNYISEIKDLRLRIEDCEAQTVARIRKPVEKEPLKECVQKTTEQKKVQVQLDGLKKDLDKVSVRTKEVLASPQQSASAPVLRSELDVTVQKMDHAHMLSSVYLDKLKTVEMVIRNTQGAEGVLKQYEDCLREVHTVPGDIMEVETYRTKLKKMRAEAEGEQPVFDSLEEELKKASAVSDKMSRVHSERDVELDHYRQLLSSLQDRWKAVFTQIELRQRELEQLGRQLGYYRDSYDWLIRWIADAKQRQEKIQAVPITDSKTMKEQLAQEKKLLEEIEQNKDKVDECQKYAKAYIDTIKDYELQLVAYKAQVEPLASPLKKTKLDSASDNIIQEYVTLRTRYSELMTLTSQYIKFITDTQRRLEDEEMADAQQKQMEHEKTVLQQTFLTEKEMLLKKEKLIEDEKKRLESQFEEEVKKAKALKDEQERQRQQMEEEKKKLQATMDVALSKQKEAEKEMQNRQKEMQELEKKRKEQEKILAEENQKLREKLQQLEKAQKDQPKKEIDIQTDKQGIINGRSAVELDGVDKKPDPMAFDGIRDKVNASRLFDLGLLPKKEFDKLKNGKTTVQELGETENLKQILKGKNPIAGVLTPSNQKMSIYQASKEKMITPGTAMVLLEAQAATGYILDPIKNQKLSVNEAVKKEVIGPELHNKMLSAERAVVGYKDPYSGGKISVFEAMKKGLVEHDQAIRVLEAQVATGGIVDPINSHRVPHATAYKQGQYDAEMNKMMEKPSDDTKGYFDPSTQEPLTYSELMTRCTTDPETGLLLLPITDKAAQCSSMYTEEETKDVFSKTTVSVPFGRFKGKTVTIWEIINSEYFTEDQKKDLLRQYKTGKITIEKIIKIVITVAEEKEKKNEITFDGLRAPVPATELVESKIIDKDLYNKLQKGNKTVKEVSEMEPVHKALKGTNCIAGVVIDSSKATMSFYEALKKDMMRAGPALNMLEAQAGTGYVVDPVHNQKYTVDEAVKAGVVGPELHEKLLSAERAVTGYKDPYTGKTVSLFQAMKKDLIPKEQGIRLLDAQMTTGGIIDPVKSHRIPHDVACKRSYFDDEMKQALSSPTDETKCFFDPNTKENVTYAQLFKRCVTDKKTGLQLLPLSDKAINAKEEPTYSEAQTKEAMTQATVELDSGPFKGRKMTLWDIINSEYLTEEERLDLLRQFRSGKFTIEKIIKIIITVVNEKEAKKQEKSSFKGLRAPVPASSLCDSKIIDEETLDLLQQVKITPKQVSENPSVNKYLQGSDSIAGIYLEPTKEKISIYQAMKKKLLRHNTGLSLLEAQAGSGFIVDPVRNQYLSVDEAVKSGLVGPELHEKLLSAEKAVTGYKDPFTGNKISLFEAMQKDLILKEHAMPLLDAQMVSGGIIDVVNSHRVPTDVAYQKKIFSKEIAKTLCEPSDDNKAFTDPETDENVTYRQLKDKCHRDKETGLCMLPLSKPQSPTVVEKTYLYTEEQTQSELTDTKIDIPIEGLSDKPMNLWDVMNSNLLPQQERQKLMDEYRSGQITKERMIIIIIEIMEQREIMRTDSPMSYKTIRRRITIEELYNARIIDLETYNLLKQGKRDIRDIMEMTSVKQYLYGTGCVAGVTTDSSSKISIYQAMKRGFIQPEIGLSLLEAQAATGFIVDPVKNETLTVDEAVRKGVVGPEIHDKLLSAERAVTGYKDPYSGKVISLFQAMKKDLVPVDYALKMIEAQTATGGIIDPEFQFHLPADVAMQRGYINKETNERLNDDVKGFTDPVTNEKVSYAELLKRCKLDGGLRLLSLGDKRLTFKGLRKQITMEELLRSQIIDQQTVTELNEGLISVEEVSNRLSRYLEGTGCIAGVFLEPSKERLSIYQAMKKNMIRPGTAFELLEAQAATGYVIDPIKNLKLTVNEAVKMGIVGPEFKDKLLSAERAVTGYRDPYSGRTISLFQAMKKGLILKDHGIRLLEAQIATGGIIDPEESHRVPVEVAYKRGFFDEEMNEILTDPSDDTKGFFDPNTEENLTYLQLMERCITDPDTGLVLLLLKEKKRERKTSSKSSVRKRRVVIVDPETGKEMTVYEAYRKGLIDHQTYLELAEQECEWEEITMTSSDGTVKSIIIDRRSGRQYDVDDALSRGLIDQNALDTYRAGNLSITEFADMLSGNMGGFRSRSSSFGSTTGSTYSSPMSPIPSMKAPAVIWNDPTEETGPIAGILDTDTLEKISITEAMHRNVVDNITGQRLLEAQACTGGIIDPTSGERFSVADATEKGLVDKAMVDRLNLAQKAYNGFEDPRTKERMSASQALKKGWLYYEAGQRFLEVQYLTGGLIEPSVEGRVSLDESIRKGTIDARTAQKLRDVSAYSKYLTCPKTKLKISFKDAMDKSMVEEGSSQRLLEASSQSSKGLYSPYNASGPGSAYGSRTGSRTGSRTGSRRGSFDAGSGFSMNLSSSTFTSSSSYSRRF